From the genome of Candidatus Zixiibacteriota bacterium:
GCCATCCGATTCGCATCTCAATTCAGTATATCGACCTTTTCAATCTCTTGTCAACGGTGATGACCAAAACCGGACAATCGTGCTTCCATAACCCTGCAGGCCTGATTAAAGTTGCAATCGCTCATGCAAACAACTACCTTTGCCACCGTTGTCCGGGTCGGGCCGTGTCCCGACAGGCATGTGTAAAGGAATGATGCATTGGAGCTTACGAAAGACAGTCTGAAAATCGATGCGGCCCGAGTGGCCGATGACCTCTGCGTGGCCATCCGTCGCCAAATTCGCGGAAAAATGAAGAAAACCGGCGCCGTCGTTGGTGTCTCCGGAGGGATCGATTCGTCCGTGTGCGCTGCCCTTTGCAGCAAGGCGCTGGGCCCAGAGCGAGTCCTTGGGGTCATGATGCCGGAGCAGGACTCATCGCCCCAAAGCGAGAAACTGGCCCGCCTTCTGGCTACGACATTCGGGTTTGAAGTGATCAAAGAGGATATCTCCGCTGGTTTGGCGGGACTCGGCTGCTACCAGAAGCAGGATGAAGCGATTAGAGCGGTGTTCCCCGAATTCGACCGGTCATGGCGCTTCAAGATCACCATCCCGACCAATATCCTCGAGAAAGAGACGTTCAATTTTTTTCACCTGACCATCGAGAACAAAGCAGGTGAGACCAGGACCGCCCGTATGCCGGTACAGCCGTACCTGCAGGTGGTGGCGGCCACCAATCTCAAACAGCGCCTCCGTATGACCACTCTGTATTATCATGCTGAGCGTCTGAACCGTGCGGTGATAGGGACCGGCAACAAAGACGAGCACGAACAGGGGTTCTTCGTAAAGTATGGCGATGGCGGCGCCGACCTGAAACCGATAGCCCATTTGTTCAAGATGCAGGTGTTCCAACTGGCCGAATATCTGGGCGTGCCGAAGGAAATTGTCGGCCGAACGCCCACTACTGATACCTACAGCGCCGAGGTCACCCAGGCGGACTTCTTCTTCGGGCTTGACTTCTATCGGATGGACATGCTCTGGTATGCGCTGGAGCACAACATTCCGGCGGCGAAGACGGCCAGGGTGCTGGGGCTGAGCGTCGAACAGGTGGAGCACGGGTACGCCAACATTCAGCGCAAGATCACGGCCACCGAGCCGCTGCGGATGGCGCCGCTTCATGCCGATGAAACCGAGTGAGGAGAAACGACACGAGATGGCTGTAGATACACAAACGCTGCGCAGCGAACTGCGTCAATTCGTCGTAGATTCGTTTTTGATCGGTGAAGAGGACGCCGGCTTCGGCGATGCTGATTCGTTCATGCGGTCCGGCATTATTGATTCCACCGGCATTCTGGAACTCACCGCGTTTTTGGAGCAGAGATACGGCGTGACGGTTGAGGACAACGAAATGGTGCCCACGAATCTCGACTCGATAGAGAACCTGGTAACCTATCTCACACGCAAGCTGAGCTGAGCCGCGCGGTCCGCGATGCAGCCGGCGTGCGGCTGTGTACAGCCCATCGGCCGATGAGTTGGTCCCATGAATGTACTTGAGCTTCTGGAACGAACCGCCGTTGCCCACCCCCAACGAGTGGCGGTCACCGACCAGGAGCGGCAGATAACATACCGAGAACTGGCGAACGAAGTTGCCAACGTCGCGACTCATCTGACGAAACTTCCACTTCCGTCCGGCGCACGCGCGGCAATCCTGTACACCAACAGTATCGAGTACGTGGTCGCCTACTTTGCGGTATTTAAGGCTGGCCTGACAGCTGTTCCGCTCGACACCTCACTCACGCCGGACAGCCTCGCGTATATACTGGCCGATTGCCAGGTTCAAGTGCTCATTTGCGAACCCAGATTCAAGCGACATCTCAAGCGGATACTGCCGGTCGGTTCGTCGGTCCGGTATCTGGCGATTGACGCGACCGTATCGCTTGACCATACTGGCGTATCGGTTCTTCCGTTCAAGACTATGCGGTTCGCTTCGGCACAAGAAGCAGATGCGAGCATTACCGGCGCGCCCGCTGTCTCGATGATTCGCAGAGACCGGACGCACGAGTTGGCGGCGATATTTTACACGTCCGGAAGCACCGGCGCCTCGAAAGGGGTGATGCTGTCACACCTGAATCTGGTGTCGAATACGCTGGCGACGGTTGAATATCTCCGACTAACGTCCGACGACAGTGTCATGGTGATCCTGCCGTTTTACTATATCTACGGCAACTCTCTGCTGCTGACCCACGTCGCCGTTGGCGGACGCTGCGTGATAGACAACCGGTTCATGTATCCGGAAGTAGTGCTGGACACGATGGGGGCCGAACGGGTGACCGGATTTTCCGGCGTACCTTCGAACTTCATGATCCTGCTCAACAACTCAACCTTCACTACTCGCAAGCTCGAATCCTTGCGATACTTCACCCAGGCCGGCGGGGCGATGGCGCCTGAAGTCACGCGCCGCCTGATGGACGCGTTTCCACACAAACAGATCTTCATCATGTACGGCCAGACCGAAGCTTCACCGCGTGTCTCATGGCTGCCGCCTGAGCGACTTGCCGAAAAACTGGGCTCGGCCGGCATCGAAGTACCGGGTGCCAAAGTTACAATCCGCGATGACCAAGGCAGAGTGTTACCCGCAAACGAAGTCGGTGAGCTGGTGGTTGAGGGGGACCTGGTGATGATGGGGTACTGGAACCAGCCGGAAGAAAGCCGACAGGTACTCAAAAATGACTGCCTGTACACCGGCGACCTGGCTCGCATGGATACGGATGGTTACATCTTCATCGTCGGACGGAAAAAGGAAATCATCAAGACCGGCGGCAATCGGGTCAGCGCGAAGGAAGTTGAAGAGTGTTTGTTGGAGCATCAGAAGATATCCGAGGCCAGCATCATTGGGGTTCCTGATGATATCCTGGGCGAAGCAATTCGTGCCGTTATCGTGCTCAAGCCGGGCATGACCGCCGACACCAGCGAGATCAAGAGCCACTGCAAGCGGAAGCTGGCCGATTTCAAAGTGCCCAAGCAAATCCGGTTTGTGGAACAACTCCCGAAGTATCAGTCCGGCAAGGTGAACAAGATGGCCCTGAAGGAGCAGTCGTGAATCTCGCACGCTTCACGCCATCTCGCCGCCGCCTGCCTCTGCCCACTCTTAATCCCACCCCAAGGGGTGGGGTACCCCGACGCTTGCGGCGGGAGATTGCTTGGGATACTCTTGTTCGTTGTGGCGGGTCTTACAGTCGCCGGTTATATCATCACCGCACTTCGACTCCGCTCAGTGTGACGATGACACAGCATATTGGCATTGACGTGCGGCCGTGTGACCCGCCACTTTTTCAACAGTCCCCAAGGGGTGGGGTACCCCGCCGCTCATGTCCCGAGCGCGGTCGAAGAATCGCGGCGGGCAACAGCGATGTCTTGAACATCAGGTAATCTCCATGTGCGGCATAGCAGGATTCTTACAGTTGGGCCAACCGGCGACACTCGATCGCGAACTGCTTGCGCGTATGGTATCAACCATCAGACACCGCGGCCCCGATGAATTCGGTGCCTATTTCGATAACCGCTGCGCCATCGGCCACGCCCGACTCTCGATCATCGACCTCTCCTGCGGCCAGCAGCCGCTATCTAACGAGGATGGCTCGCTGTGGATCGTCTTCAACGGTGAAATCTACAACTACATTGAATTGCGTCCGGAACTCGAGAAGCTGGGGCACCGGTTCCGCACTCACTCCGACACGGAAGTGATAGTTCATGCGTATGAACAATGGGGGAAGGAGTGCCTGAATCGTTTCAATGGCCAATGGGCGTTTGCGATTTATAACACGAAGAGCCAGTCCCTGTTTCTCTCACGAGACCGAATGGGGAAACGCCCGATCTTTTACACGACACACCAGGGACGTTTCTATTTTGCGTCCGAGATCAAAGCGATCTTCTGTGACCGCTCGATTCCACGCCGTCTGGACCGTCACGGTCTGAGCGAAATCTTCACCTGGTGGACCACCGCGCCACCCCGCACGGCCTTCGAAGGGATCAGCGAGATGGAGGCGGGAAGTTGGCTTGAGGTGAAGGAGGGGAAGGTCACGACCGGTCGATACTGGAATCTGTTGTTCCCGGAACAGTTCGACCGCAACCGCTCCGCCGATTCCTGGGCTGAAGAATTGCATGCACTGCTTGTCGACTCCGTGCGCCTTCGGCTGCGTGCCGATGTGCCAGTCGGTGCCTACTTATCCGGTGGGCTCGATTCCTCCGCCACCACGGCGCTCATCCGGAATTTTACGACCAATCGGGTCGAGACATTCTCGATCGCCTTTCATGACAAGGCGTACGACGAATCCGGCTATCAGAACGAGATGGCGCAGTTCCTTGGGACGAGCCATCACCAGATAAAATGCAGCTATCAGGATATTGCCACGGCGTTCCCCAGGGTCATCTGGCACACCGAACGGCCAATTGTCCGGACCGCCCCAACCCCCATGTATCTGCTGTCAGGCTTAGTGCACCAGCACAATTTCAAAGTAGTGCTGACCGGCGAAGGGGCCGATGAACTGTTCGGCGGCTACGACATCTTCAAGGAGACGCTGATCCGACGGTTCTGGGCGCGGAATCCTGATTCCCAGTGGCGCCCGCTTCTCCTGCGCCGCTTGTATCCTACGCTTCCGTTATCCCCCGCGCGGGCTCGGTTTTATCTCGAGGAGTTCTACAGGGCAGGTCTGAAGCAATTCGACTTATACCACTACTCGCACATGCAGCGCATAAATACGACCAGTCGTATCAGAGACTTTTTCACGCCCGATGTCAAAGCTTCATTGACTGATTATGATCCGGTACAGGCATTCGGTCGCGATCTCCCTGCCGCCTTTTACAAGTGGCATCATCTGGCCAGGGCGCAGTATCTGGAAGCACGCTCGCTTTTGTCCGGCTATCTGTTGTCGTCGCAGGGGGACCGGATGGCGGCCGCTAACGCAGTCGAGGGGCGGTACCCGTTTTTGGATCACCGGGTGATCGAATTCGCGGCGACAGTGCCCCCCTCGCTCAAACTGCTCGGTCTGACGGAAAAGTACATTCTGAAGAAGGCGATGTCCAGGGAGCTGCCGAAAAGCATCCTGTCACGTGTTAAGCAGCCGTATATGGCGCCGGATTCGAATAGCTTCACGCAGGCGGATTCTCCGGCCTACATTGCCGAGGCGCTGTCGCCGGATGCCGTGAAGCGTGTGGGAATCTTCAATCCGGTGATGTTAACCAAGCTGCGGGAGAAATGCACGAAGCTTTCGCACGCGCATTTGTCATTCAAGGACAACATGTCGTTTATCGGGATACTGTCGACGCAGTTGCTGGCGGAGCAGTTTA
Proteins encoded in this window:
- the nadE gene encoding NAD(+) synthase yields the protein MELTKDSLKIDAARVADDLCVAIRRQIRGKMKKTGAVVGVSGGIDSSVCAALCSKALGPERVLGVMMPEQDSSPQSEKLARLLATTFGFEVIKEDISAGLAGLGCYQKQDEAIRAVFPEFDRSWRFKITIPTNILEKETFNFFHLTIENKAGETRTARMPVQPYLQVVAATNLKQRLRMTTLYYHAERLNRAVIGTGNKDEHEQGFFVKYGDGGADLKPIAHLFKMQVFQLAEYLGVPKEIVGRTPTTDTYSAEVTQADFFFGLDFYRMDMLWYALEHNIPAAKTARVLGLSVEQVEHGYANIQRKITATEPLRMAPLHADETE
- a CDS encoding acyl carrier protein, whose translation is MAVDTQTLRSELRQFVVDSFLIGEEDAGFGDADSFMRSGIIDSTGILELTAFLEQRYGVTVEDNEMVPTNLDSIENLVTYLTRKLS
- a CDS encoding class I adenylate-forming enzyme family protein; protein product: MNVLELLERTAVAHPQRVAVTDQERQITYRELANEVANVATHLTKLPLPSGARAAILYTNSIEYVVAYFAVFKAGLTAVPLDTSLTPDSLAYILADCQVQVLICEPRFKRHLKRILPVGSSVRYLAIDATVSLDHTGVSVLPFKTMRFASAQEADASITGAPAVSMIRRDRTHELAAIFYTSGSTGASKGVMLSHLNLVSNTLATVEYLRLTSDDSVMVILPFYYIYGNSLLLTHVAVGGRCVIDNRFMYPEVVLDTMGAERVTGFSGVPSNFMILLNNSTFTTRKLESLRYFTQAGGAMAPEVTRRLMDAFPHKQIFIMYGQTEASPRVSWLPPERLAEKLGSAGIEVPGAKVTIRDDQGRVLPANEVGELVVEGDLVMMGYWNQPEESRQVLKNDCLYTGDLARMDTDGYIFIVGRKKEIIKTGGNRVSAKEVEECLLEHQKISEASIIGVPDDILGEAIRAVIVLKPGMTADTSEIKSHCKRKLADFKVPKQIRFVEQLPKYQSGKVNKMALKEQS
- the asnB gene encoding asparagine synthase (glutamine-hydrolyzing); this translates as MCGIAGFLQLGQPATLDRELLARMVSTIRHRGPDEFGAYFDNRCAIGHARLSIIDLSCGQQPLSNEDGSLWIVFNGEIYNYIELRPELEKLGHRFRTHSDTEVIVHAYEQWGKECLNRFNGQWAFAIYNTKSQSLFLSRDRMGKRPIFYTTHQGRFYFASEIKAIFCDRSIPRRLDRHGLSEIFTWWTTAPPRTAFEGISEMEAGSWLEVKEGKVTTGRYWNLLFPEQFDRNRSADSWAEELHALLVDSVRLRLRADVPVGAYLSGGLDSSATTALIRNFTTNRVETFSIAFHDKAYDESGYQNEMAQFLGTSHHQIKCSYQDIATAFPRVIWHTERPIVRTAPTPMYLLSGLVHQHNFKVVLTGEGADELFGGYDIFKETLIRRFWARNPDSQWRPLLLRRLYPTLPLSPARARFYLEEFYRAGLKQFDLYHYSHMQRINTTSRIRDFFTPDVKASLTDYDPVQAFGRDLPAAFYKWHHLARAQYLEARSLLSGYLLSSQGDRMAAANAVEGRYPFLDHRVIEFAATVPPSLKLLGLTEKYILKKAMSRELPKSILSRVKQPYMAPDSNSFTQADSPAYIAEALSPDAVKRVGIFNPVMLTKLREKCTKLSHAHLSFKDNMSFIGILSTQLLAEQFIDNFTLGTPVPREVFKTWVDNAA